GGCTCTCAGCCTAAGACCTCTCTCTCTGGGATTTTTCTGCGTTCTACTCTTCTCTTCATCGCATTTGCTAACATTATACCATGGGATTTTCATTTGTCAACACGTTCAAAAAAATGTATTGAAAATTTCTATCAGAACTTATTTGTTCTTACCACAGCATTTTTTATATTTTTTACCGCTTCCGCACGGACATGGATCGTTTGGATAAACTTTCTTTTCTACGTGGATTGTACGTGCGTTTTTCTGTTCTTTGTAAAGGACTTTTTTCTTTTCTTCTGTAAAAATCTTATCCCACTGTGGCAGTTCATACAGCCAGTCAGCTTTTGCATCTACCATGTTCTTGTAAAGCAGTTCTTTATCAAAAGCAAGACTTACCTCAGTGTCCTCATCCATTGTTTCAATTGGATTAGCCACTTTCAGGCTGTCATTGATTCCATCAAGGAATCCTGTCATTGTAAATACATTAATGCCATATTTTTCAGCAAGTTCCTTTACAGTTCCTTTTACTTCTTCGTCCGGATTCTCAAGCAGCTTTTCATAGATCTCTTTTTCAGTCTGGAAATAGGTTCCCCAGAATTTCTGCAGAGAAGCTTTATCCATCTCTTTCGAGTAAGCG
The sequence above is drawn from the Coprococcus comes ATCC 27758 genome and encodes:
- a CDS encoding SEC-C metal-binding domain-containing protein codes for the protein MSTLLEQWRDTAYSKEMDKASLQKFWGTYFQTEKEIYEKLLENPDEEVKGTVKELAEKYGINVFTMTGFLDGINDSLKVANPIETMDEDTEVSLAFDKELLYKNMVDAKADWLYELPQWDKIFTEEKKKVLYKEQKNARTIHVEKKVYPNDPCPCGSGKKYKKCCGKNK